A genomic stretch from Pomacea canaliculata isolate SZHN2017 linkage group LG2, ASM307304v1, whole genome shotgun sequence includes:
- the LOC112556443 gene encoding adaptin ear-binding coat-associated protein 1-like — translation MADVYESVLCVKNEVFVYRIPPRPSNRGYRASEWSLDTPDWTGRLRVVARGKDLFIKLEDKTSGELFAQCPVEAYPSIAVEPVMDSSRYFVIRIKDPSGKSAFIGIGFSDRSDSFDLNVSLQDHFKWLKQEDEASKAAEDLEKGPKLDLGFKEGQTITLNIGSKKGDVSKPKPKRAVGGLLPPPPGPGSVRFPTPPTNQNFPSAPSAVKPAPNAVQTSRSISPANVSNSGTSNVDLLLDLGPSDTSSASPLAPLQSQTQNLPDLWGDFTGASSSSSVPPTNNNTAMDDWVQF, via the exons ATGGCTGATGTGTATGAGTCTGTGTTGTGCGTGAAAAATGAAGTATTTGTTTACAGAATACCACCTCGTCCATCTAACAGAGGATACCG AGCCTCTGAGTGGAGCTTGGATACCCCTGATTGGACTGGAAGACTTAGGGTTGTAGCGAGAGGAAAGGATCTGTTTATAAAGCTGGAAGATAAAACATCAG GTGAATTATTCGCTCAGTGTCCAGTTGAAGCATACCCCAGCATTGCTGTTGAGCCAGTTATGGACTCCAGTCGATATTTTGTCATAAGGATAAAAGACCCCAGTG GCAAATCAGCATTCATTGGGATTGGCTTTTCTGATCGCTCAGACTCATTTGACTTAAACGTTTCATTACAAGACCATTTCAA ATGGCTCAAGCAAGAAGATGAGGCAAGCAAAGCAGCAGAGGATTTGGAAAAAGGCCCAAAACTTGATCTTGGCTTTAAAGAAGGGCAGACAATAACCCTAAATATAGGG AGTAAAAAAGGTGATGTTTCCAAACCCAAACCAAAGAGAGCAGTAGGAGGCCTTCTTCCACCTCCCCCAGGTCCAGGAAGTGTCAGGTTTCCTACTCCCCCTACAAATCAGAATTTCCCTTCAGCACCATCAGCTGTTAAACCTGCACCAAATGCTGTCCAGACATCCAGAAGTATAAGTCCTGCAAATGTTTCTAATAGTGGTACATCAAATGTTGATCTTTTACTTGACTTGGGGCCAAGTGACACATCATCAGCCTCACCTCTGGCCCCTTTACAATCACAGACACAGAATTTACCAGACCTTTGGGGTGATTTCACTGgagccagcagcagcag ttCAGTCCCTCCTACAAATAATAACACAGCAATGGATGACTGGGTACAGTTCTGA
- the LOC112556445 gene encoding uncharacterized protein LOC112556445 isoform X1 — MATPRKSKSSTRRSKDERSKSRRFGNVSLEVHPGGQMNVSNPQIGQVHIHQDMRYFNISSPNIGVMTRLRHRRELRGNDDQSLQDASKREHVMEMFSREELQRLVQEKDINIAAFNLSDESRIERLGRKLSLASADVDRIKEDYRNRGFKEVVFQMLLSWKRKDTNVTIEDLVKVLCDSKMEECAIAIKSSS; from the exons ATGGCAACACCAAGGAAAAGCAAATCATCCACAAGAAGGAGTAAAG ATGAAAGGAGTAAGTCCAGACGGTTTGGGAATGTCAGCTTAGAAGTTCATCCAGGAGGACAGATGAATGTTTCTAATCCTCAAATTGGGCAAGTGCATATACACCAAGACATGagatatttcaatatttcttctcCTAATATTGGTGTCATGACACGTCTGCGGCACAGGAGAGAATTGAGAGGAAATGATGACCAGAGTCTTCAAGATGCATCTAAAAGGGAACATGTCATGGAAATGTTTAGCAGAGAAG agTTACAGAGATTAGTTCAGGAGAAAGATATCAATATAGCAGCCTTCAACCTTAGTGATGAAAGCAGGATTGAAAGACTGG GGAGAAAGCTATCACTTGCATCAGCTGATGTagacagaataaaagaagacTACAGGAACAGGGGTTTTAAAGAAGTTGTCTTTCAAATGCTTCTGAGTTGGAAAAGAAAGGATACTAATGTGACCATTGAGGATCTCGTGAAAGTACTCTGTGATAGTAAAATGGAGGAATGTGCCATTGCTATAAAATCCAGTAGCTAG
- the LOC112556445 gene encoding uncharacterized protein LOC112556445 isoform X2 — translation MNVSNPQIGQVHIHQDMRYFNISSPNIGVMTRLRHRRELRGNDDQSLQDASKREHVMEMFSREELQRLVQEKDINIAAFNLSDESRIERLGRKLSLASADVDRIKEDYRNRGFKEVVFQMLLSWKRKDTNVTIEDLVKVLCDSKMEECAIAIKSSS, via the exons ATGAATGTTTCTAATCCTCAAATTGGGCAAGTGCATATACACCAAGACATGagatatttcaatatttcttctcCTAATATTGGTGTCATGACACGTCTGCGGCACAGGAGAGAATTGAGAGGAAATGATGACCAGAGTCTTCAAGATGCATCTAAAAGGGAACATGTCATGGAAATGTTTAGCAGAGAAG agTTACAGAGATTAGTTCAGGAGAAAGATATCAATATAGCAGCCTTCAACCTTAGTGATGAAAGCAGGATTGAAAGACTGG GGAGAAAGCTATCACTTGCATCAGCTGATGTagacagaataaaagaagacTACAGGAACAGGGGTTTTAAAGAAGTTGTCTTTCAAATGCTTCTGAGTTGGAAAAGAAAGGATACTAATGTGACCATTGAGGATCTCGTGAAAGTACTCTGTGATAGTAAAATGGAGGAATGTGCCATTGCTATAAAATCCAGTAGCTAG